In Cotesia glomerata isolate CgM1 linkage group LG3, MPM_Cglom_v2.3, whole genome shotgun sequence, one genomic interval encodes:
- the LOC123261166 gene encoding glutaryl-CoA dehydrogenase, mitochondrial, whose translation MAVRAQNNLFKILNGYYSSRSVKCFSVATSNSKNCTFDWQDPFNIESQYTQDEKMVRDQFHSYCQEKLQPRILDAFRNEHFDKRIMKELGDLGVLCCTLKGYGASGVSSVAYGLIAKEIESVDSGYRSSYSVQNLAATAIDSWGNQEQKDKYLPKLVSGDYIGCFGLTEPNHGSDIGSLETRATYDANKKIYKLRGSKTWITNSPVADLCIVWARCEDDKIRGFIVERKGNEDTLSTPKINGKVSLRASTTGMIVMDDVVVPESNMLPNVTGLRGPFECLNHARYGIAWGALGAAEQCLKIANQYVLDRKQFKRPLAANQLIQKKLADMVSEIYIGLQACLRVGRLKDENRAAPEMISIIKRNSAAKAINIARSARDILGGNGISDEYHIIRHMVNLEAVITYEGTDDIHGLILGRAITGIPAFR comes from the exons ATGGCTGTGCGTGcgcaaaataatttatttaaaattttaaacggaTACTATTCTTCAAGATCGGTTAAAT gTTTTTCAGTTGCGACGagtaatagtaaaaatt GTACATTTGATTGGCAAGATCCATTCAACATTGAATCACAGTACACTCAAGATGAAAAAATGGTCAGAGATCAATTTCACTCATACTGCCAGGAGAAGTTGCAGCCGCGAATATTAGATGCCTTTAGAAATGAACATTTCGATAAGCGTATAATGAAAGAGTTGGGTGACCTTGGAGTTCTGTGTTGCACTTTAAAGGGCTACGGAGCTTCAGGAGTTTCATCTGTGGCATACGGTCTTATTGCCAAAGAAATAGAATCTGTTGATAGCGGGTACAGGTCGTCATATTCAGTGCAAAATCTTGCAGCAACCGCTATTGATTCTTGGGGAAATCAAGAAcagaaagataaatatttgcCTAAATTAG tTAGTGGTGACTACATAGGATGCTTCGGACTAACGGAACCAAACCACGGCAGTGACATAGGATCATTAGAGACACGAGCTACATATGAcgcgaataaaaaaatttacaagctACGTGGTAGTAAAACATG GATAACAAACTCCCCAGTAGCAGATTTGTGCATAGTGTGGGCGAGATGTGAAGATGACAAGATCCGTGGATTTATAGTCGAAAGAAAGGGGAATGAAGACACACTCAGCACGCCTAAAATAAATGGCAAAGTATCTTTACGGGCCTCCACCACTGGGATGATTGTTATGGACGATGTTGTTGTTCCTGAATCAAATATGCTACCTAATGTCACCGGTCTTAGG GGACCTTTTGAATGCCTGAACCATGCACGGTATGGCATAGCGTGGGGGGCACTGGGCGCAGCTGAACAGTGTTTGAAAATTGCGAACCAGTATGTTCTAGACAGGAAACAATTCAAACGACCTTTGGCGGCTAATCAGTTGATACAGAAAAAACTTGCTGATATGGTCTCTGAAATTTATATTGGTTTGCAAGCTTGTTTGAGGGTTGGTAGGCTGAAGGATGAAAACAG AGCTGCCCCTGAAATGATTTCTATTATAAAACGTAATTCCGCGGCAAAGGCAATCAATATTGCTCGATCTGCTCGAGATATTCTGGGTGGAAATGGGATTTCCGATGAGTATCACATCATAAGACATATGGTTAATCTGGAAGCTGTTATTACTTACGAAG GAACTGACGATATTCATGGTTTGATCCTGGGACGCGCTATAACTGGAATCCCTGCATTTAGataa
- the LOC123261599 gene encoding dentin sialophosphoprotein-like translates to MAPAKAKAKAQAKTAKPSTKKATTISKKSTPANKKKVKDEKGCCCGAAAEDLSSTDFTSSNDSYTESSDITTDSTESPSKSDTSTKSSGSYSDSSDGSSESSDTEDDDDDCDTESDDSELLKCNKCSIRKRGGKKIAAARAAAIAAKGQRHKKKSHRKEYEKSNLSEDYPDLSSRKNRRKCCC, encoded by the exons ATGGCGCCAGCAAAGGCAAAAGCCAAGGCTCAGGCAAAGACAGCTAAACCGAGCACCAAAAAGGCAACAACCATCAGTAAAAAAAGTACACCGgctaataagaaaaaagttaaagacGAAAAAGGATGTTGCTGTGGAGCAGCTGCCGAGGATTTAAGCTCTACAGATTTCACCAGCAGCAATGATTCATACACGGAGTCTTCAGATATCACAACAGACTCCACGGAATCACCGTCTAAATCCGACACTTCCACCAAATCTTCTGGCAGCTACTCTGATTCGAGCGACGGTTCCTCAGAATCCTCTGACACCGAGGATGACGATGATGACTGTGATACCGAGTCCGATGATTCAGAATTGTTAAAATGTAACAAATGTTCGATCCGCAAGCGCGGTGGAAAAAAAATCGCCGCAGCACGTGCTGCAGCCATCGCTGCCAAGGGTCAGCGCCATAAGAAAAAGTCACATCGCAAAG AATACGAAAAAAGCAATTTATCAGAAGACTACCCTGATCTTTCTTCAAGAAAAAATCGACGTAAATGTTGCTGCTGA
- the LOC123260557 gene encoding caveolin-3-like isoform X1: protein MMFIRLTSCFNRLLPPMEKPGSSIGPESSAELEDRDPNNLNHHLQVQWDDVVGEPDGVRSPECAWRLSGHCFRLSRGCCYIFLSILIAPILALFLGFTFACLSFQHIWCIAPCLRVWKISCAATRTFFTAFTHAIVRPCTESLSFFFHNVRIFNQRLPDGPHLKEDALIV from the exons ATGATGTTCATACGCTTAACGTCGTGTTTCAACAGGTTGCTACCACCAATGGAGAAACCGGGATCTTCTATAGGTCCGGAAAGTAGCGCTGAACTTGAAGATAGAGATCCCAATAATTTGAATCATCACTTACag GTACAATGGGATGATGTAGTGGGTGAACCAGATGGTGTTAGAAGCCCAGAATGTGCTTGGAGATTAAGTGGCCACTGTTTCCGTCTCTCTCGAGGGTGTTGCTATATCTTCCTATCAATTCTCATAGCTCCTATCCTCGCACTATTTCTAGGATTCACATTCGCTTGTCTCTCCTTTCAA CATATCTGGTGTATAGCGCCTTGCCTAAGAGTCTGGAAAATTTCATGCGCAGCAACTAGAACCTTTTTTACTGCATTTACACATGCTATTGTTCGTCCATGTACCGAATCACttagctttttttttcataatgttCGTATCTTCAATCAACGACTACCTGACGGTCCTCATCTCAAAGAAGATGCGTTGATAGTTTAA
- the LOC123260557 gene encoding caveolin-3-like isoform X2: MEKPGSSIGPESSAELEDRDPNNLNHHLQVQWDDVVGEPDGVRSPECAWRLSGHCFRLSRGCCYIFLSILIAPILALFLGFTFACLSFQHIWCIAPCLRVWKISCAATRTFFTAFTHAIVRPCTESLSFFFHNVRIFNQRLPDGPHLKEDALIV; the protein is encoded by the exons ATGGAGAAACCGGGATCTTCTATAGGTCCGGAAAGTAGCGCTGAACTTGAAGATAGAGATCCCAATAATTTGAATCATCACTTACag GTACAATGGGATGATGTAGTGGGTGAACCAGATGGTGTTAGAAGCCCAGAATGTGCTTGGAGATTAAGTGGCCACTGTTTCCGTCTCTCTCGAGGGTGTTGCTATATCTTCCTATCAATTCTCATAGCTCCTATCCTCGCACTATTTCTAGGATTCACATTCGCTTGTCTCTCCTTTCAA CATATCTGGTGTATAGCGCCTTGCCTAAGAGTCTGGAAAATTTCATGCGCAGCAACTAGAACCTTTTTTACTGCATTTACACATGCTATTGTTCGTCCATGTACCGAATCACttagctttttttttcataatgttCGTATCTTCAATCAACGACTACCTGACGGTCCTCATCTCAAAGAAGATGCGTTGATAGTTTAA